Genomic segment of Gigantopelta aegis isolate Gae_Host chromosome 10, Gae_host_genome, whole genome shotgun sequence:
AGGAATACAGATTTTGTGTCTTGACATTCATAtcgttattgttattgttatttgttgaACATtgttgttatatacatgtatatttcataTGTCTATTTGCCGATACCATATTGTTTGGTATTGTAcaataaattgaaattgaattaaaattgcACAATAGTCGATGGGACACTGATattaattcaaattaaattacagaaaGTACTGGTCAATTGAAACAATTTACGACAAGTCCTATCATATCTCACAATTGCAGGCGTGGTCTTATTTAATGCAAcatcaaaagttaggtgcacttcgaactttgacccagatACCCCTGCGCGttctgtaacctcaccgtagtgcaggggtgtaacattctctttgagaatggccaatacagcacaaactgAACTTTTGAGTAAACGTCcgtatctgtctgtgatatttgtatttttgcacagttcttttacactgtttatatttaaatcttgaatttttatattgatgttgatcatcgccttgtttgcattaccatagtttgacacccaatagccgatgtatttgtcgtgctggggtgtcgttaaacattcattcattcattcattcggatCAGATGATATTTAGTGTATTTACTGTCTGAGCTGCGATAGTTTTATATTATGGTTCTCTCAGATCCACTTACGTTCCGTTTtaaacaggaaggaaatgttttatttaacgacgcaatcaacacattttatttgcggttatatggcgtcagatatatggttaaggaccagacagatatagagagaggaaacttcatgggctactattttcgatcagcagcaagggatcttttatatgcaccatcccacagacaggatagtacataccgcggcctttgttacaccagttgaggagcactggctgaaacgagaaatagtccaatggggccaccaacgagttcgatcctaaaccgaccgcgcatcatgcgagcgctttacgactgggctacgtcccgcctcctcGTTGTAAACAGTGTCTTAGTAGTAGTTACCTCATCCTTTTACGAGAGATTCCTTTACTTAGACCACGattattgcggccgttgagtgacgggtgATGATCAAGGGGGTAGCCCGCCTGTGGTCTAACTATAGGATACACCTCAGGTAAGATCAAAAGAACCGACACCAACGCGTGGTACGgcaactgttatatcaaatctgaacaacaaaacgtaTTCAAACTAATACACTAGTAGGAGTCCAAATGAAGTTTTGACGAGGTCATGACTCGTGGTGGTGTGCTTCTGTGACTGTCATGTTCACCATCTGTAGGACAAGCCTCTCCACAAGGCCATTCACCCTATTTCGTTTCTAAATGGACCACTATTATGtggcaaacacatttttaaaaataccaatCTCTTGCTGGCAATTGGGTTTGCAGCTGGTTTTTGGGTTTTATAAAACAAAGTTGtcgttattaaatgtttgaccaCAATAGCCCCAGATTAAAATGAGTTGGGGTGATTTCGTTTTATCTTTATGTTTATGATGGACGGGGGAACTGACCCACGTGAGAACCGgcgcccaagacaggcgtgcgctacagcggcttgctctgaatgtgcacgttaaatcaCTTCCGATCCAATCCAATCCTGAAGCATTACGCAGATATTGTTTTcttgaaggaagaaggaaggaaggaaatgttttatttaacgacgcactcaacacattttatttccggttatatggcgtaggacatatggttaaggaccacacatatattgagagaggaaacccactgttgtcacttcatggactactctttccgattagcagcaccatcccacagacagaatagtatataccacggcagtggcggatccacaaaaatccatttaggggggccacAGAGACATGATGtgaaatgccaagggaactttgggggaggtttggagggggatcgtaaaaaaatgaaaattaatatataataaaattataactattgcaaaatttaggggggcgggcccctgggtccccctagatccacctcggcacggcctttgttacaccagttttggagcactggctggaaagagaaatagtccaagggacccaccgacggggatcgattctagatcgatcgcgcatcgggcgagcgttgtaccactgagctacgttccgcctcATGCTTTCTTGAATGCACCTTTTGATACAAATATAGGCCGATTCTAGAAAGTAACTAGCTAGCAAACAACTGGTGTTGCATACAGCTAGTACCACTGATTAATGAAACTATCTAGAGTGTATTATTTTAACCAGACCACAGATATTTCATGGCTATTAGCCAGATTGGTGTGGTTTACAATACATAATCAGCGATGCACTGCGGTCGTGTTGTGATGCGCAGTTCAAACAAAACCTGGCCGgtcttgtttattgtttaaacttCATCCACCTGAGTCTAGTCAATTATCACATAGTTTCTTCTCACTCTAGCTATGGCGGGAATGTCAATATCTCTTTATCTTACGGAAAGAGTAACAATTATTCAAGTATTCAAGAATGTtgagatttaatttataaaactattttatgctgaaattggctgctttGTTGTTCTCGGTCTGTTCAGAGTACTAGGAATGtttaaatttagtttatatatatatatatatatatatatatatatatatatatatatatatatatatatatatatataaagtgttgTGCTCTTTACGGCCCGGTAAcataaagcactcgtaacacttacgtgaGACATGCACCATACATAATGTgtggtgtacgtctgacgtaagtgttacgagtgctttgtgttacTGGGCCCTGGTTTTCTCAATTGTCTTACATATCCGTtagtgagaacaccatgcgttatttttttataatacatatacatggttgtttacacatgtacgtgtgtcaacaatttcaagacatacgactggctgctcctatgtgatgactaggtcaccattgccatacatccaataaaaaactacacgatggaaatcgattacattgtgacgtatagttaacttgacaatcatgtgtctgtgacgtgtaagttagctacaagtaaataacttttagtcggaaaagatgttaaaatttgcttaaaacctggttttggaggatatgtaagaaatagtataatacactggtgttcgttagataccatttatcttacaacttgttgtttaaaaacgtatcaaactcgctttcactcgttagatacattttaaaacaactcgttatgagataacggccactcatgtattattctctatatcgcATACATTTCTCGAGACATTCCCACATGTTTACATGTACTGGCATATCCGGCTGGCAATTTTACGAAACATcgtacgtctgcgactagcaatTATACCGGACATGCGTGTTTGGCatttcacgaagaaaattacataatttttaaaataaaaggacaaaagaaaatgaaatatgtttatttttaactgtatttattgtataataatagtaataagaattgtagtTTAGGTAgttgtagatttacatttacgtgcaaaactgGGCATACGATGTTTTGTAAACTTGTCCAAGGATTTtatcgtggggggggggggggggggggggggggggggtcaacccacactatgtatgtatgtatgtatgatgttaTAAACTTTAATTCAGTTTTTCAGTGCCCCACTCCCTACGCCACTGATTACGGGACatgtaaattattttcttatattttaaaactgggaGGGACGTGTATGTGGGAGGGGCTTAAAACTTCTCAGTCTTCTGCGCTAGATTTTGTGTACTAAAGGTTTTTACAGACAGATGTAGCAACTACCAATTTTTGAAtgatcagatatatatatatatatatatatatatatatatatatatatatatatatatatatatatatatatatatatatatatatatatatatatatatatatatatatatatacactcaaacctgtcttaagcggtcacacaagggagttgATAAAaatggccgcttaagacaggtggccgctgagtacaggttgccacatatatagtctttaaaacatttgttgttgtttccagttttaccgtctgtactgctaatcaacggatgtgtgcttcacggTAACTGTTGACTACAAATCAACTTTTGATGTGTCGTCTcgttcagaaataatgcaaatggaatgtattaaattaatcgTTAtctacaagtttgttttctttttccatttaattatttaattctatGTGGTGTATTGTCTCAGTACGTGAATCTACaaagaggcaattagatgcattccagagtcatactttcttaattgatacacagtagagatgtcgggaccgaatgggtactagtattcctgaaggtgtgaagatcggttatttgctgcacgtTATCGCTGTTgtcaaaatatcccttttatataatagtaaaactttactgtgaccgcttaatacaggtattttagcgatttgggatccgattaaggcaggtgaccgctaagtacaggtggccgctaggacaggtttgactgtgtgtgtgtgtgtgtgtgtgtgtgtatatatatgtgtgtgtatatatatatatatatatatatatatatatatatatatatataccggtagggtactaatattaatattgcaCTGTCAGTATTCTCACAAGCAGGGACGGATACAGGATTTTTCTAGAGAGGTGGGTGCAACGCTTAAAAATGGCATCTACATAATTCAGATTTCACTAGCAATGTTAGTAATATGTGTTATCTATATGGTAATCTTCCACAGAAATATCATGCTGACCACCGTAAAGATGTTCCCAAATAAAAATCAATAGGCCTAAACGTGTTATGTTCATCTGCTAAACACTGGGGTTTTTGAGGCACTTCGAATTTTGGTGCGCAACTCCTGGCAGTTCTTATGATTATATAATTAATGCAATAATCTGAATTAAACTGAAAAGAATCAATGCAATAATCTGAATTAAACTGAAAAGAATCAATGCAATAATCTGAATTGAACGGACAAGAATTAACATTTTGTGTACAGTCTTATTAATATGGGTTGGCGTAGCCGGATTGTGGGGGAAATGGGGTGCATGGTGACATCAGGGGCGTGGGTAGgctggggggttgggggttcggacaccccccccccccccacccaccccctctgaagcaaatggtctgctttcagaactaaaacgtacaggtttatacatatggagtttctggtggtgcaaaacaaaatagaaaaagggtccacttggttcatattcgacccccccccccccccccacacacaaggTCCAGATCACTCTACGCCCCTGGACATGGCCTTTACCAGTTACATCTTTCTTCTCTCGGTATGGGTGGtctcaatataaaatcctggctatgtgTACGTAGCCTATCCCCACCTTCCAACTTCAACGGTCCTGATAAACAAACAaccaattaaacaaacaaacaaacgctTACCTCCGTCGTCATGTCCACTCAACATTTGTAGAAACCATTGCAACAGGACAGCACAGTAGTTAGTTGTCGTCTTTAGAtagtattagatccatgcacagatattttacatttatatacacttcAAATAAACATGCtcataaatgtcaaacagcgattctGTTCGCACATTTCTGAAAGTTAAACTATCTTCAgaagaatgtacgtagtatcgctttgacatcaataagcatattaaacgataaagcattgttgacgtcacgttaAATAAATGATGTTCTTATGATAACGTTTCCGGCTATTTTCTTTCAACGTGTTATGTCAGAGTTCaaactacaatatttcattattttcacatttgttttaaataaataactacaatcgATGGCATACAtataatctttgcataattaactccataataaaaatgtttattactaGACGTCAAGTGGGGATTTCCGAACAAATTGTGGCTAAAAATAGCACGCATACGTGTACTCACAAACGACGTCATacgttttcaaaataaaagaaatggaattatttggttgtaatttttatataagcaTATAGCTGaaaatataaactttatgttaaaacgaaaaaattaataactatTTTTAGCGGGaaccattattgcaactttgataTAGCAACTTTACCTCGAAAATGTCGAATTACCATTAAATGCGCACACTAGCACCCTTCCCCTTGATCTGCGCCTAACAGGGCATGAAGATAGCGCAGGACCATGTAAAGTAATAATCCACTATCCGTCAACGGCAGGACTGCtgatgcaaaaaaatatatatcgagagcgtatttttttttttaatatatatatatttttagatcatgcattaaaaataacagccagttattgttttcattctaaccccctcccccccccccccccatcccctccAATACAAAATATACCTGTCTTAACCTGTCGATCATCACTGCtggatgttattaaaaaattttttaaatagtactagaagaaattatttggatgtattttgtattttgttttgttccgatttgtttggggggggggggggattgggggagggggtatgtGGTGAGCGGCATGTAATTCAAAATATTCTTaaccaaaatttttttttttaaatttggcaGCGTATGTTCGAATTTTATCAAGGTCGATGTCTAGACTGTGGCTACCGAACTATATAGGAGGTACATGCTTTCCCGGAAAATATACTCATAAAAAGAAACTGCTTCAGCAGGGAGGGTTTCTTGCACTGAAACCCTCCCCTTGCAAAAACGCCTGTttggtcattatgcaacttttgGATTGCCGTTTCAAGTGAATATCTCCAATATCGGGGTTTATATGTATTACCTGTATTGAACCACTTAGcaacattaattttcttactGTCGAACGCCACAGAATTTTGGCTACACTCGCTATACGTCACCCACGAATTCTccactttaaaacatttcatggtTTTCCTCTACATCGGCGAGTGTCTACGATTTGTTACgaaatatacacacaaaaaaaaaagacagtaaGCCTAAATTTAATGGAATGCTAGGCTCAATTGAGcctaatttataaaatatacatgtatatatacttcgggcttgtaacctttttttccAATGGACGGGTCATGGGACTCCTCGATCCCTCCACCGCTTGGATCAGTGCCTGCAACATATTAGGTAATTTCaacttaatatttaatgttaactCAGTTTATCATGTTCACACTGTAGTTAAGCCGGGCGTACGATAAATTTCGTACGATGAAATCGAATTAAACCACCCGATGtcgtaatattaataatgtgagATACCTAACGATCAACTATAAATTTTGTATCGCAGGTATCATCACAAGATGCGATTCCTTACGATATTGTATCTTACAGTATCGCAGCAAATACACACGAGGCGGAATTTAGCTGTCGGTTccgtgctcgcttgaggtgcttgcgtcgcacgATCGTACCCaactcggtgaatccattcaactgattgggttgttgtttttgttttcccttctaaccagtgcatcacaactggtcaaaggccgtgatacgtgcttttctgtctgtggggaaagtgcatagcctatataaaaaatcatttgctgcattaggaacattttagcaggtttcctctgatagaCTACgcgttagaattaccaaatgtttcacattcaatagccgatgattaattaatcaatgtgctctagtggtgtcgtgaaacaaagcaaacaaataaatacgtGAAATGCTCTGCCTGTGTGTAGTAGTTTAGTATTTCCGTAAAAGCATCTTAGGAATATGGGAAACAACCCCATTTTAACTTGTTACCGAAAGTTGTTCCCCTTATTTTTAATACACCTCTCCACAAACAGTATCTAGGGCTTAAGTGTAAATGTTAATTTACAGATTTCTTGAAATGATAAATCAGCCTTATATTTCATGGTTTTGAGTAACCGTTCACCTATaacttatttaaaacaaatcatttacaattttttattttctaattgtAACATGCATAATTAACTTTTCTTTCcctagattttgtttttatattttaatgtataaacatactttttaaagaaaataatttagagGGCATAAAAAGggtcattttatttcaatttataaaaactaaattttgagAATGACTAccaaatgcatatttaaaacattagtcACTCACAAAAATggtatattacaatattaccctttacacaatgcacacgctcacacacacaaatcccAAGTCATATGCAAATATTGATTGTTTATTACTTGCAGTTAGCAGTTACATTACAAAACAAGTAATAACAAAGCAGACAAATATTAAATGTACCAGAAAAAGTTACATTTATAGGCACATTCTCAAGATGCAATAATTGTTAGCAAATGATCTCCGattataatgattttagttGCACACCACAAAATTTAATTACTTAAACGATTATGTTCCTAGCTCTGCATTCATAGACCTATTTAaatcaatgtatgatacttatatCTACCAGAGCAATCTGTACAGATCAGTGGTTCTTCAACAGAATCAATGCTTGTAAAATGTTATGTTATAGACTCAAGACATTAACaccagggcccatgcttattaAACttatagagtccagactcaatctctaatgacaccacacacatacaatttgtatggcgtcgTCATGACATTAATGTCTCAGACTCTTTttgagtctcgagtctagactctaaaaggttTTGTAAGTACCAGGCCTGgtccaaaaataattacatactATTATTCCCTCCTGCCCCGAAATTGGTCACTGGTGATCCCGGAGACTAAAAGTCCAGGGTGGGCGTGCCCGAACCTTcaggatatgggcacgtaaaaaaAAGATTTCCCTTCCCTTCACACTATTTGTTTGggcaaatttttttaattttatgagcAAAGGACAAAAGGGATGCTTAAAAGCTTAAAAAGACAGGCAGGTGGTGTTGGTTTCAGGTGCGCTGATCGCCTTGTTCTAGAGATGCAAGGTTAACAGTTTTAAAACTCATTACTAGTATAGATCATTAGTACAATTTGCATAGTTAGAATGCATCTATAAGCACCAGATACACAACATACAATAATTCATGTTATCAAGACATCTTAACCTAAGATGCAGGATAACTGATGGATGTTTCAATACCGGTAGTTTGTTACTGTGACTTAACAATCTAAATGCCTATTCATGACAAATGTTTATGTACACATGCATGGTCACATATAAGTTATCAGATAATGTTGGAaaatgtcttaaagggacagaccctagtttataaacactaaggcatatttttcactgttaaagccgtttatgatcactgaaatcaaacattacttatattttgtttagattattcatttccgtataaccgaagtgtttctggtcatcctggtgtttcttataccacaaaatacatttttcatatttttaaaaacgcacgtgcgtctgagaagtaacggttgtGTACTCGCGTTTTAAGTCTATTTTTCAGCGTATTTCAACGtaacagactcttgtttcactctcttgtatcCAAAatttttacaggtttgtaaattaaccaaaattagtgtccatttttacgggttgaaactagggtccaggtgaaaaatatgccgtagtgtttaaaaactaaggtctgtccctttaacagacaATGCATTTTAATACATTCAAGTGTATACATCATGATACAAGTCTTAATGCCATTTATCTTAGTGCTGTTTGTATTTACAACTGATGTTGTGATACCagttctgggccccgttccatgaatcGATCGTagtcctaagatcaccttaagtgtatacaTCATGATACAAGTCTTAATGCCATTTATCCTAGTGCTGTTTGTATTTACAACTAATGTTGTGATACCagttctgggccccgttccacgaatcGATCGTAGTCCTAAGACCACCTTAAGTGTATACATCATGATACAAGTCTTAATGCCATTTATCCTAGTGCTGTTTGTATTTACAACTAATGTTGTGATACCagttctgggccccgttccacgaatcGATCGTagtcctaagatcaccttaagtgtataactaccttatgcacttacggtgatcttagtgctacgatcgCTTCGTAGAACAGGGCCCTGAACAAAAACATGATTGATCAGGAAGAATCTTAAGATGAATTAGCACTTTCATTCTTCATGATTAAATAGAAACTTTACCacacattacttttattttaatcataatagccaatatattttcatgttgcAAGGCCTCAGAAACTGCGAGAACAATTGTTTCATTAGCCCATCGCACATGCAAATCTATTTTGTGTAGACATTCAtgagtaaagaaagaaagaaatgttttatttaatgacgcactcaacacattttatttacggttatatgtcgtcagacatatgattaatgaccacacagattttgagaggaaacccgctgtcgccactactgggctactcttcgattagcagcaagggatcttttatttgcgcttcccacaggcaggatagcacaaaccatggcctttgttgaaccagttatggatcactggtcggtgcaagtggtttacacctacccattgagcctcactcagggtttggagtcggtatctggattaaaaatcccatgcctcgactggtatccgaacccagtacctaccagcctgtagaccgatggcctaccacgacgccaccgaggctggtcacaTTCATGAGTAatgcaaaaaggaaatgttCAATTAAGAGAGGCCTTTGCTGGggtgttgtgttgttaaacattcatttattctttgCCCTATACTGATTAAGGATCCAGCTCTCATCTCCCAGCCACACTGCTGCCAACAACCTTTTGTACACAAGCTATTCAGTGATTGCCAATAAAAACATTGTACACAAGCTGTTCACAGATTACCGACAACAACGTTTTGTACACAAGCTATTCAGAGATTGCTAACAGTTTGTACATAAGCTATTCAGATATTGCCGATAACATTTTGTGCACAAGCTGTTCACAGATTACCAACAACCTTTTGTACACAAGCTATTCAGAGATTGCTAACATTTTGTACACAAGTTATTCAGAGATAAACCACAACCTTTTGTATACAAGCTAGTCAGAGATTGCTAACATTTTGTACACTAGCTATTCAGAGATCATACTGTTTTGGGGTCTTTATTCTGCGTGTCCGTGTGGATGCAATGGGACGCAGAATAGGCTTGGATATTGTGGAGTAGGAGGAAACCGGTTTTGAAGTGGATTTTCCTGCAGTTGCCACGTCCGATGAAATGGATTTCACCAGAGGTGTTAGAACTGGCGAATCCCACTGCACCGAAGTTGTCACAATTGGCGGTGTTGATTTCTCCAAGCCCGAAACAACAGAGTACCCTGAAGACGTCACAACAGGGAATCCAACTTCCACTGAAGATGGGACAACAGACAAGACAGATTTCTCTGAAGAGGCTGAAATTTGTGAAACAGCTGATTGCACTGATGGGGAAAAAACAGGTGACTCAGATTTCAATGCTGTTGTCTTAACAACTGAATCCAATTTCACCGATGTCAACTGAACTAGTGAGTCGGTCACAACAgtttctgatgatgatgatgatgatgatgatgatgatgatgacgctGCCAGTGACAAAGTTACAGATCTTTGTTCATCATTACCAGGCAGGTTTGAACTAGAAGCCACAGACGCAGCAGTTGTAACACTCACAGCCACAGATGGACTCGATTCTAACACAAAGGGCACTTTCCCTATTGTCTCACTGGAAACAAGAGAAGATCTGACTGATGATGTACCCACCTGTGAAACTGATGGTGACGTCACGGCAAATGTTGACGCCGACAATGCTGTCCCAGTCTGTATCTTATACATACCAACATCTGAACTTGAGATCAGGACTGGACTGTGTGTTCCAGCCTTTGTAGTCACTGCGGAGAGAGGAATCGTTAATGTGCCTGGATTTATCAGACTCTTGTTGCCTGACATTACACTAGCAGACTTGGTTGTGATATTCCCAATCGACTTGCTCATATCCATTTGCTGACTGTTTCCTAAAATCTTTGCTTGGGTGACTGTCGAAGATCCAGACAACTTTGTGAGAGTTGCGGTCGTCAGAGGGAAGTCATGGAACTGGAGTCTTTGTATTTCTTTGACCTTTTCTTGGTCGGGAGACGGAGACACTAACGCCACCGTTTTCAGTTTCTGTGACGAAGAGACAACTTTGGGTGTGAAAACCGTGACGGGAGTTTTTTTCGAGCTAGCGAGAGACAGAATTGGAGAGTTTGCAGCCGACGTGATGTTTTCACTGGTGATCAGGATGGTTTTGCCCATAGGAGACAACGACGATGCTCTGGTAACCGATGACAACAGCTGGTGGATCTGAGTGGGTGTGGTGGATGCGGATGTAATGTGAAGTAAGGGGGATCCGTTCACCAGCTTCTGCGCCATGGACAGTGGGATAGTGAACGGTGACGATGTCCGAGTCTTCAGCAGAATCTTGTGAGTTCCGCTTCCTCCCTGAGTCGCCAGCCACGCCGCTTTATCCTCGTCACTTTGGCCTTCCTTCACCACAGATGCTAAATATTTCAGAGTTGCTCCTTTCTCACTGGCAGATGTTGTGGTGCTGGTAGATGTCAGCAACTTGGACAGGGGAATAGTGGTTATCGTGCTCGTCTTGGCAGCAAAATCTTGATCTGCGGGATTCTTTACGCCTTGCAGTAATCCTGACAGCTCCTTGGCTCCAGGAACGGTGAATATGGGCTTAGCCATCTGTGGAAGGGAGGAGAGGACAAGTGACGTCTTCACAGACGTGGCTGCTTGGTAGCTCGATAATAAGGTTATCTTCTTTCTGGGTATACCTGATAAAGGGCTTCTAGCCTGTCGCTTTCGTGGGGCTGGTTTccgatctaaaaataaaataaaataaaatgttggatCATTTCAGTGCCAAAAAATAATCCTGACACATATTTTTCAACAGGATTTTATTCttcagaataataataaaacaattatcaatattttaatgagcgaataaaatatattctattttCGTAATCCCCTCCCTCCTAAATTGATTTAGGAAGGAATATTCTTATTAACATTTTTGACATGACATACTGTATGAAGGAAattatatcttttaaaatttggaataattatACAATTAGCTAAAATATGCAATTACTATAAAATCCCCTAAAACCAAATATTTAGTTAACCAtaattctctcaaaactggagTTCTTCACaaaa
This window contains:
- the LOC121384608 gene encoding KAT8 regulatory NSL complex subunit 3-like; translated protein: MPEDGQPPRRFGSAFHRFPGREFHYDFVMMDHSYSKPWSAHPDASNAYPVKVLYMSKLPRSTDKTPSEPVNIDVQQVSPSPALPYDLSKARNLMNECERHANLVRTEDAGQDWEDHITRAGWSMQQNRLFNKVIKALQMDKLARLAYERLDNEPIMRRIHIDKTARRVRQALASVNWDMKLAQWLHCFLMENLSLQLLAAYLDVMQTLKSKIPSLIERMMSSFIPRLSAVSQDTMNLLLKRSWDPVQNVLSQQKLKKLPGNPLLLIAPSGPIQPHLTNSKRYKFWNSQLANLGKVVPVTMHTASGGSGVAIAQCLEHMIGAVRTKVLESKGHTQNRPIILVGWNIGALVACHVSLVESVTAVVCLGFPMCGINGVRGDVEDSLLDSKTCTLFVIGQHADMCSIDAIEDLRERMKAENSLLVVGGADDNLRLSRAKKKKEGITQAMADRAILDEICEFLGGVLCQSAMATDVQEIGEFELRNKKKRKISRDLSTDYPTLAIQRGAPKKTVATTGVYPGLTFTTQVKPNDWSAAPDRKPAPRKRQARSPLSGIPRKKITLLSSYQAATSVKTSLVLSSLPQMAKPIFTVPGAKELSGLLQGVKNPADQDFAAKTSTITTIPLSKLLTSTSTTTSASEKGATLKYLASVVKEGQSDEDKAAWLATQGGSGTHKILLKTRTSSPFTIPLSMAQKLVNGSPLLHITSASTTPTQIHQLLSSVTRASSLSPMGKTILITSENITSAANSPILSLASSKKTPVTVFTPKVVSSSQKLKTVALVSPSPDQEKVKEIQRLQFHDFPLTTATLTKLSGSSTVTQAKILGNSQQMDMSKSIGNITTKSASVMSGNKSLINPGTLTIPLSAVTTKAGTHSPVLISSSDVGMYKIQTGTALSASTFAVTSPSVSQVGTSSVRSSLVSSETIGKVPFVLESSPSVAVSVTTAASVASSSNLPGNDEQRSVTLSLAASSSSSSSSSSSSETVVTDSLVQLTSVKLDSVVKTTALKSESPVFSPSVQSAVSQISASSEKSVLSVVPSSVEVGFPVVTSSGYSVVSGLEKSTPPIVTTSVQWDSPVLTPLVKSISSDVATAGKSTSKPVSSYSTISKPILRPIASTRTRRIKTPKQYDL